In the Microplitis mediator isolate UGA2020A chromosome 5, iyMicMedi2.1, whole genome shotgun sequence genome, atagtaaaatttactatacaaatagcaaaaaatataatcgtcttatcaaaaaatacattacgtatagtaatttttaatatcttattatgtaattattactaactagtaaattttactaaacgtttagtaataattacaatacaaaatgtattttttcatatctgttagtaaattttactatagtattgtaatttttactatacttcTTCTTCGTGTAGAAATTGTAGTTCTCGTAGAagatttgaattcaaaataacCGAGACATTTTGGGTGATACTATATGTAGTGAAGCCTATACGGTCCATTAATTTCTTGGGTTAATGCTCGGACGGTGGCGCACCTCATCTATTGTTCATAAATAGTCAGATCGGGGCTGCGACGACGATCACGTTAAGATAAAAACATGCGTCTCGTGTTTCTTCACACAATTTAATCTCTAAAATACAACGCAGTATCACAAGTGAAAATAATTACGCCAAGTCTGGCGGagatttgtgttaaattaaccAAATCCGTAGATACatagtttacttttttattcagACACAATAAAATCcgatatcaaaaataaaaatttaaaattccgtaaagttaaattaactttaaaatacatttttttttttattttgaaattcttaAATAAACAGTGAAATAAATTCAAGAAGCTcacgagttttatttttgtatagtGTGGAACTATTCTAAAAAAAGCTACACTGGATTCCACATGATCGGGTTTCCCTTTCTTTACCCGGTGACTTTACGCGGTTTATTGCAGATGcagttgtaaaaattattattatttttaaaaatacattttatagtttaaagtaagaaaataaaatttagtttattacttttaaatttaattatttattaaatcatgaatattgattacaataaattattaaaataattttagtttattttaaatgtatgtaGATCCAGATGGTAGGAATATATTCTGATAATGAGATATATTAAacgtttttaaattctattcaTCTTTAGATTTCCCAGAATGCTTCCTCAAGACTTATAGACACTTCATACTCTCATGTGCTGCTGGTTATTGttacaaattctatatttaatccttttcatacacacatatacattTTTGTCCATGCTACATGCACACATGTAcactatttaaatatacatatcaGTTGAGCACgtgtattcatatatatataaatggatAATAGatattacacagaaaaaaggatttcttgatgCAAGAAATATTTGGCGGCCCAATTTAAAAACACAGTaacttacaaaaataaaattttgaaatatgaaTCGAGTCATGTTCACAAGACTCCATTGGAACTGAgaatactaaaaaattgatttttaaaaatttgtcctttactgtgttttgaaattgggcagctgTATTTTGCACTATGAATTTAATGAATGAATtgaacccgggtcaaaaatgaaacttgattcaggctcacTTCACCTTATTTTCTGTTGatgttatcgatttgccgacgatttttcgataagatctcgactttttcgacttaaattaaatatttttcaactttttgaacttttttcatcttagtttgaacttattcgtctttactcgagcacgatagtcattcaccttacttttgacttgctgaatcaagtcgaaaaaaagttatttattcgccttacttccgccttaatatttaaaaattatttcaccttagttttgactttgTCGCCTTATAATtcaagtcgaataagtctaaaccaagtcaatttcgacttgatttcaactttttcgtcttaaatcgtgactaagtaagccagttaagtctaaaccaaggcgaaaactcaatatatttcatatctccgtaaaaaaaagtcgagttcgtcttgtgaaaaacggctccaaatttcgacttggtaaaccaagttttatttttgacctgGGAAGAGACAacttttcttaggactaaaaaaaatttcttggtgcaagaacttttttcttaccccaagaaaattttagttttcattttataatgcaaaaattttcttgaggcgaGTACAATTTTTTGCGCTGAGAAATcccttttttctgtgtaagaaAGATATATCGagtataaaagtattaaatccTACGTAACATATATAAGAAACCACTTAGAAAGTAATCGGCGCGTACTGTGTaagatcgaaaatttttacgacAGAGACTCGTTGAGGAATTCTCTTTATGTTAACTCCAGTGATTGAGAAACGCCTGAACGAGTTACAAGTATTTCAAATAGCAAacttaattgttttgtaaaaacattttacactgggtattaaaactaaaataactATCCAACCCTAGTTTCCTTTAACATGCATTGCCCAGTGAACCATTATTCTTAAAGTTtatattacaatatttattatatatacatagacatatatgcATGTATTTATTATGCGTTGcaaaaagaatattttaaaaatatatatatacaaattcaAACCCTCAGTCCGTTAATTGTACGTTAGCAATTACTAAAGGGCagtatatattttacaccGGATGTCACGATTGCGAATCTTTCCGATGTACTTTTTTTCGCAACCATAAATATGTAACTCATGCATGAATACtaaaaggataaaaaaaaacatttaatacaACAGtagaataaatttctttaaagtttaaatttaaatttataacctaaaaattttagaaaaataaaagagtatTTTCCATGagctataaaataattgaattcacATAATTTCGTATCAGTGCTCTTGGTTCATTTTTATAGTAGGTaataaaacttgaataaatacaATCTAACAGGTATTTTAACTgtgagaaataaataaaaaggccAAGTGACAAATGATCTATGAAAAGATGTGAACCAATCAGAATAATGCCGCCATTAAGCACGATTTAATGTTCCgagatgaaatttattattaatgattgtATAATTGCACAGTATAaccatcaataataataacaatttagttataaaaactaaataaagtaaatgaaGGGAGTAAAAAAtgagttattaaaatattacgttACGGTCAATCTATACTATACTGTTACATACAGACATAGAGTAATGCATTGGAGATTGTGAAGAAGGCGATAAGAATGACGGTTTAGCCATAGTATTATATGCACAGAGAGTTGATTTGATTTATAAGCTTGCTGCTCGCGGTCGCGCGATTTCTCCAAGCAAGGAACACAACGGCGGCACCTATTATAATGACAACGGGCGCTCCTTCTTTCAAAGCTGGCCTCGCGAGTCGGCGAGCCTTACTTCACATCCTGAATGGGACGCAGTTACGTATCTTCCTACGCATCGGCCCGTGTCCGGCTTCGTGTGGGAATCGAACGTGTACATTTGTCGcgcaaaatatttaacaagaGGCAAAAAGGGAAACGGTTATAATACAAACGTACTACAAATATGTGTATATCCATCCGTACATATGAATTATACCAACTATACAATATTTATAggtagaaaaatatttgaaactcCTCttctgtatatatacatatacatatatgcgTAGATATTGTGTATTGAAACACCGTTAAATGCGACGACACACCCACTCGTTTGTCCGGAACTATATACCTAGCCTTTTATGTCGTCCATAAATGTCTTCACTACATAACTCAGGGTTGAAAAGACTTTCTTTAAACTCTGTGTCAAGTGTATGCTATATAAATACCTATCCGATAAcatatttaaactttcagatatttaaaaatggaaaatatataaatcgaAACTTAACgtgatttttatcaattatctaaaatttttttattggactgataaaatttatctcatCTTAAGACATCCctgatttatatttaaaaatgtccaTTGGTCACCCACAATCTAATCTTATCACGCACTCATCCATTCTCAATATAACTGAcggtttacttttttttacagttcaatTTCGTTGGAAGGATTCTGGGCCCACGTGGTATGACAGCTAAACAGCTGGAGCAAGAGACAGGATGTAAAATAATGGTCCGCGGAAAAGGCTCCATGAGGGATAAGAAAAaggtaaataaatgtttatttaccacgcccataatatatttattattattattcagtaTATAATCTcttaataactttaaaaaatatatatttatttgtaaccTATTACCTTAcctatattataaataaaatatcatgaCATCGTAATTAAGCGGTAGGGCAACAAAGTTTTATACCCGTAACACCGTGAGATCACTATTCCAGATGCCTGAGATAAATCCAGGAGTTAAAATCTATCAACATTTTTAGTGTCGCAATCTTGAGTTAAGACCATATTCGGTTTTAAATGCTCGTGGAATCGAGGCCTAAACACTCGACACAACTTGATGCAACTCTAATACTGCTGCATACAGTAGTTtaatacacatatatgtacCCGCATGTATGAGTATATGACCCGCTCGGGTTTTGTGCTGCTTTTCTAAGTATACATAAAAGATTAACACTCAAAAGCTGCTGACTTATACTTGATCTGCTGATTTGCTAGATACGGACAAAACACTCATACTTTTGCTCATACTCATGTGATCACATGGGCAAACAAATATCTCATATCCCATATAAAATCTCATCATACCTGTCGCAGGAAAATGTTGCCAGTTAAGGCGAGCTTCACTACCTAACATTACATTGCTTTAAACTACTCTATACTCTGTACTCAAGACTAGTGTATTAATGTAATGGATAAAATATAAGAGAAGAGAATCAAGAGTATAGAGAAGGAACAAACTTAAGTGGTCACTGACTTTcagtacttttattttttttatatccctGTCGTGTAATCCTTCTATGGATTCTCCGGTTCTCTATATAACCCATCCGCACTCCTAGTCTAGAACCATACTCTGGGTGGCTTTTAAACCACTCAGATGTCTTTAAATGTCTATTCATgattcaactattttttttctcattacattatacattatttttaaaaaaaatttacagaggACGGggtaccctcaaaattttatttaaaaaatcacttttgtaaatataattgagcattattttgaattttttttgttaaacttttttaaaaatcgaatgtcagtcgaaaaatattaatgacttgttttacactgaaaaaaagatttatttgaaccaaagatatcgtatttttggatatggccaaataaatatttaattgtgagaaagatataatatatttgagtaatttaattgcttgaaataagtgatttatttgtggtaaagaaatgatccaaCTGCTACAACTAAATAagggcttcaaatatatgtatagtgtcgccaaattttaggttgtttgtcacaaatttaatatctttaccacaaataggGTAAATGTagcgtttttggccactttagggccagttttggacacaaaaaattcaaataaaataatatgtaaAAGACCCAATAACATaatcagttttttaaatatgtctAAAGATACTTCTATCccactattaaaatgaaaattttattttccactttttcattaattaaaataaaggattaaatgtccaaaaatagagcagtggccacaaatggtacctctaccctatatcaattacttaccacaaataaatgatatatttccgtgaaattataaaattatttgaatcaactgtcatattctgttgtaccaaatatatttatttgtcattaagaaatattttaaaaaagccacaaataaattgatttatttgggacaaatatttttttttttttttcagtgatatatgacaaaaacaattaaaaattttttttcttcccttGGATCCAATAACTAtgcaaatgaatttttcttgaTGTAAACtacttagaaaataatttaatttaattaaatttatttaatatcaaaaaaaattttttttaacggtacacagaaaaaaaaaatagtagtgcTACTCTCTGGGAAAGTACTaagtactttctgtaaaaaaaaaatttcagacagtactgtatgctatctagattatgtagtactgagtactatcCCGGACAGTAGTGGATATAGTCTAGATAGTTGTGGATACAGTCTAGATAGTATACAGtactgtctaaaattttttttttacagaaaatactcagtactatcccagagagtagctactactattttttttttccgtgtatctgaaattttttctatttactttgaatatcattaaaaaaaaaaagatttaacatattttagtcctcgaaaacttcgTATTCCCTTGAGtacccattttgcccccctcCTACATAAATGTTAGCTTCTGCCATACTAATAACCGGTaaccatttatttattacttttgcatcattactattattattatcataaaactTTATGCTTTggaattcattattttattttattatacaacTAAGTaatcattcatatatatatatatatatatatatatatatatatatatatatatatatatatatatatatatatatatatatatatatatatatatatatatatatatatatatatatatatatatatatatatatatatatatatattatatgtatgaGTACTGCAGCACGATCTTTTGCAAATCATTATAATAAGTCTTGTCAATCAGACAAATTGCCTCTTTTTCAACGTCAAACCTATCTCGCTTGAGGGACAGATGTTTTGCATCACTTTGAATACGAATATATTGAAcgtacgagaaaaaaaaaatattaaaatttaaaagaaaaattaagcaTACGTCAATcagatatttatatacatctgCTTATTTTTACTTGTCTGCAATATTGTTAAGATtgaaggtgaaaaaaaaagtaataattttgaagatgCGTAATAGAATTAGCAGCAATACTTTTGCTTTTGAAAATTAACCATCACTCATCACATacacttttacttttaattcattcatcatttttaatctCGATCAAAACAGAATATAgtgaacaaagaaaaaaaatgataaaataaacaccatatatattaaatataaaatattacatgcataaaatataaataattgttttcaaGCTGCGCTTATGGCAATCGTGTGAAAGCTCTTGTAAGTATTTTATGTAATAAGTTTACCGCAAATTCATATTGTTAATCATTgagcataataattatttataatgcatttatattctttatacatttacacacaatattataatatatgtgttattaattattatatttacaatactTATGATAATTGTCTTattaatgtttatattttacttagcCAATgcatgattaatttttatttactttatttattacatgGCCTTGCTGGTTTATCAGTTTCTATGAAAAATGAGTcgctaaattttattattatgttgttaatatatgtaatatgtatactatattatatatgtatttataataaaattattcattaaataaatgacatTTGAGTATCTTTGCACAGAAAAGAAGGATTTATTGgcgcgaaaaatattttgcattatgaattgaagaaaaaaatctgtctatcggttgaccctgtgggccagccctaaaacttctcgctccttgagctcgaaaacattgttgtgaagctcctcgagctcgtaAATACTTTTGTACGTCGTTGTTTTCGAacaaaaaatcgttttttaccattttttctccaacgatatctctcaaaagaattgaccgattgagacgatTGAGGTaacaatcgacgcgttttattgagttctaaagctgatcagattttggaattgatttatccggtcgtttttaagatatttcaaaaaaactaaaagaaaaattttcttttatttctttcgacaacggtttctctcgaacgaatgaaccgattttgatagttgaggtggcattcgacgtggctcataaagttttagagctgattagattttggaatcaatccatcgagcgcattacaagttatcaaaaaaaaacatttttgaaaaaattttatttttgaaatatctccgaacgcaccctaccgatcaagctcaattttttacagcttttagatattgacaagccgcgtcgaatgacaccttgacgatcaaaatcggttcatctgttcaaaagttacagatgaTCACAaacgtacatacacacatacatacatacactcggacatcatcttgaaattagtcagaataatttcttagaacctcaaaacgtcaagatctcttagaaattcgattttcgaaaatcgtacCGAAACCAACAACTTcgcgaatttttgaaaattttcaatttttttagcgggaagttaaaaattttttaggactgaaaaaaattttttctctcttaaaaaaattttttggttttaatttataattgaaaaaatttcttggggcgagtaaacattttttatgccaagaaatcctttttttttttgtgtgtaagtagaaaataagtaaaataataaataaataattgtaaataaattaaacaggAGGAGCAAAATCGAGGCAAGCCAAACTGGGAACACTTGACGGATGAGTTGCACGTGTTGCTGACGGTCGAGGACACTGAAAACCGTGCGACACTTAAACTTGCCCGTGCTGTTGAGGAAGTTAAAAAGCTTCTAGTGCCCGTGGTGAGAGAGTTctgattatttatatacatttataatatttacttaatcTTACTCTCGAAAACTCACTCTCTAaacatatttatcaattataaattataaattaataaataattcattttaaaaagttaaaaataatgcaatcgtgatatttttacaatctgatttttttttctcttgataATTTAAGTCGACACGAGGTCACgttcttatttatataatagtaTAACTGATagtacataataaataaattaaaatttttaatttttaataataaataaaatagatttatgatgacaatattatttgataattaaataaattaggacacgataaatttattgtcagttgaaatttataaatagattttaaaataaatctttaaataataatacgtctgaacaattaaatatttaatgtgtaattaaaaatcctgagagaaagataaaataaataatataaatatattaattattattcgataaatatgtaaattagaTACTGACGGTAATATCGATTGTTAGCAGGCTGAAGGGGAGGACGAATTAAAGAAGAGACAACTGATGGAGCTTGCAATAATAAATGGGACTTATCGAGACTCAAATACAAAAGTTGCAGCAGCAGCAGGTACATCGACACGTCGCATCGATGTCTTTCTTAAGTCACTGGGCATTAATAAACAACAATACAACAGCAACATCATCTAACAACATAACATGTTTATCTTACTTGTAGTTATTCATTActactattttatatatatagaaatcaGTACATTGCAGTTATTGTCAAAATCAAAGACAatgtatacttatatatttatcattatctgTGCCTCACGATATAAAATTAAGTGTATAACAGATCTTATCAATGAGAAACGCACGAGCTTGCTTGACATAACTTAAATACACACCTATTTCTCTCTTAAATCGATTGTCATATCAAGAGAATATTATTATCCGTTAGTGCCAGCCTTTCTCTCTTTACTTGGCTCGTGTTTTATCCAACCTCGTGTTCCTATAATGTGATTACACGGGCGATAACGAGGAAACTACACGTTTATAGATATAGACTAGAGACACTATGGGAAACTGATACTCTTGATGTAATGGTAAATTATTCGCGAGCCACTGCTATGCGCCATGTAGATACATCTACACAAGACATAAAAACGTAACCGCGCATCTTTAAACCCAGAAAACAATAGAGATTCTCTGTATCAACGGTAGTATATTATCGTTAGTAGTTACCGcatataaaatcatttaaaagttcaatgaatcgtatttttttctgtttctatttttattaccgATACACAACTTCCTCGTACGTATGTACTAATAATATTCTCAAAGACGCCGATAATTGAATTATACTGTTAGTTAGCTGAAGATTTATGACGTTATAATAAAtgacaatataaatataaataaataaaaataaaaatatatttggatTCATTAACAGCAACATGGTGAGTTGTAAGAGTGCCAAAGCGGTCGCGAAACTCTAAATCACATTTTCTATATAGCTTAAACAGTTCTATTTCATTAAAATGCCCTCGGTGAGTTCGATGCAGAGTACTTTTAGCTAGACTTTGCTGCTTTACAGGCTTAACTTGTACACGCAATCTTCAAGTACGCTGCCAAGTCTATCgtctaaatcaaatttaatctTACATTAGACTTTTAGACTTTTTGATGTATACTGCGCTCAGCTTCAGTGAAACGTGAACCCAAACAAGCTCATAAaccgtttaatttttttaaaaacttttaaattacattactTTCAACAGTACTTCTGTTGATGAAAGCCCAATAAATTATACacataagtataaatatatatctatatatatttgatcaTTATGCAtgtaatctataaattttttttcctccaatgttttaaaaatttactgtaatttaaattgttaataattattggagattaatttatttgaaaattgttgTTGTTTTAAGAAGAAATAAAACACTAATGCCCAGTGTACTTGAAAGACAGTTGatgtttattgatttaaaataatattattgataataataatatccaGCCTAATGAAAAAGACAAAGAACACattctaataattaaaatttcagcgTTTGACATTGCAGCGTGTGACGAAGAGTGGAGACGTGTCGCAGCAGCAGCTGCTGAAACTCAACGTCTTCTTCCTGGTTTAGGATCACAAATGAGATCACCAAATGCACCACTAGGTGCTCCGTTAATATTATCGCCAAGAATATCCGTCCCGACAACAGCAGCCTCACTATTAAATGGTTCAGGGCCACCAGGATCAATATTATCTGCTGGTGATCCACATGGTTTAATTTACACACCTTACGCTGATTACGCAAACTACGCGGCATTGGCAGCATCACCTCTTCTCACCGAGTACGCTGACCATTCTGGTGGGTTGTTTGCTCGCTGACGCTAGGCCACGAGCtcggttaaatttttttttaaacagaaaTCAATATTATCTGCACTcttatgttaatttaaattatattattattttttctttctctttatcTAGCTTTTATTAATCCACTACCGGCATCGTCATTGTTTGATTATTACTCGcgcattaattaataaggatagataaatttttattttatcactacacagaaaaaaaaattatcgagtGAAAGTCAATATtcttgtcaaaaaattttttttaaaaccgcaATTTCCTCGGATGAAGTAGAAATCTCGGGGAAAAGAACTCGaggaaaaaatactttttagagaataaaatttttcgatatctcggttagatttcgagaaaaattcgatttaaaaaaaaactgaaaaatttcatagaatttaatgtcttaaattttttttttttctgggatgTACTAAAGAcgcaaattttgaaaaaaaaaaatgtctgaaTTGGTGCATTTTTGGAGAAGTTatagatatt is a window encoding:
- the LOC130668666 gene encoding protein held out wings isoform X2 produces the protein MCDTTNPTTQSIADYLSQLLKDRKQLAAFPNVFIHVERLLDEEIAKVRASLFQISGVKKEPLTLPEPEGDIITLTEKVYVPVKEHPDFNFVGRILGPRGMTAKQLEQETGCKIMVRGKGSMRDKKKEEQNRGKPNWEHLTDELHVLLTVEDTENRATLKLARAVEEVKKLLVPAEGEDELKKRQLMELAIINGTYRDSNTKVAAAAAFDIAACDEEWRRVAAAAAETQRLLPGLGSQMRSPNAPLGAPLILSPRISVPTTAASLLNGSGPPGSILSAGDPHGLIYTPYADYANYAALAASPLLTEYADHSGAAAAAKQRRHLGQIREHPYQRAGALS
- the LOC130668666 gene encoding protein held out wings isoform X1; protein product: MCDTTNPTTQSIADYLSQLLKDRKQLAAFPNVFIHVERLLDEEIAKVRASLFQISGVKKEPLTLPEPEGDIITLTEKVYVPVKEHPDFNFVGRILGPRGMTAKQLEQETGCKIMVRGKGSMRDKKKEEQNRGKPNWEHLTDELHVLLTVEDTENRATLKLARAVEEVKKLLVPQAEGEDELKKRQLMELAIINGTYRDSNTKVAAAAAFDIAACDEEWRRVAAAAAETQRLLPGLGSQMRSPNAPLGAPLILSPRISVPTTAASLLNGSGPPGSILSAGDPHGLIYTPYADYANYAALAASPLLTEYADHSGAAAAAKQRRHLGQIREHPYQRAGALS